DNA from Sphaerodactylus townsendi isolate TG3544 linkage group LG08, MPM_Stown_v2.3, whole genome shotgun sequence:
CTGCATCTCCTTAACTCGTCCTGGCTAGGAAGCCTTCAGCGTCAGCGCTAGGGGAGCCTGGCCTGTATTGGGGAGAAGAAATGCCCCAGCGTCTGGAGGGCGGGAGAGCGACGTTTTCCTGCTCCTTCAAGAGTAAATCTCAGAAGCGAAAGTTGAGCCAGTGAAGCTTTTTCCGGCCAAGAAATACAGTATGACCACCCTAAACGTCTTGTATCTGACGCTGGAAGGCCAGAAAACCGTGTGTGAGAGGGTGGAAGATGCTATAAATTTCCATTCAAAGAATGGCTGGGGTGAGCCAACGCAGACTCGCTGGACAAACTTTAACCGGGAACATGAAACGCCTCTGCTCTGGTGGTGGATAATTTGCAATATATAGTTCTTTTCCGACTAATAGAGGTAGCCGAACTCTGGCAAGCTTTCATGTGACTGGATCACATTCGCTTACTCATTGCTTCCCTGCTTGGCtaatgccagcaggggttgatgggaattgtagttcatgagcatctgaagtgccagagttcgacacccctggtctaaatgttACCCAGGTAAATCATGTATTCTTGGGGAGAACCACTGTTAATCTCTTTAAGGGTACCGAGTGGTGTGGTTTGCAACCAAGCAGTTCAGGTTAATATCCCGgttttgttggttgttttttTAGAGCGATGAACCAGTTAACCGTGGACAGTGGAGCCATGTTGTCACTTGTCAGTCACATGATCTGCGAAACCCTCCTTCGGCCACTGGAACGATTTCGCCAGCACAGGATCGCGACCAAAAGGACAGAAGCTGGAATTCCCACTTTAACACCAGCAAGTCCTCATTGACTTTTATTTCACGGACCCCCTTCAGCTGTGTTCTCCTGTCATTGCTAAGATGTTTCACAATATGCTTCTGTCCTTACTACATTTCCTTAAAATCAGCGGACTCTTTGAAGAGCTAACTACGGACAAGGAAATAGGTCATCTTCCCTAAGAAGGATGGATAACCGGAAGGGAAATCCACCTGTGCCTCATTCTGAGTGGGTCTATTGTTAGCGGAGATGGCCTCCTGTCTCTGAGCTCTAGTACTGCCTACTGCAGGCAGGGGCCCAGCTGTCTGTTTCTCCTCCCATCCCCAGATAATCTGACTACAGAGTAAACCAggtccgggttgcatggccgtgttccagtagtattttctgctgatgtttcacctgcacggccatataacccggaaaacccacaacatcctagtagtGATCTGAGCCgaaaaagccttccacaatacattaaACTAGGTCTCTTTGAGAAGTGTCTCTGCCTAACTCTTCCCTGGATATAGACCTTTCCtgtgttttggcttttttccctTAGGGGAATGTGAGCAGATTTGCACCCGGAAGTGGTACAGCCCTAACACAGGTtcacgcctccaggagaactgtcgTTTGGGCACAGCCTCTGCTTCTGAAGAACTCCCTGCAGGAGATAAGTCATGTTGCCATTAGAAAACACCCACGTCCGGTCAACATCAGGGCTTGATTTGTATCCCTCAGCCTTTTCCGGTCTTTCTCTTCTGGTGTTGTTGTGTCTAAGTCCTGAAGTTTCCCAGACTTGAAAAGGAATGAAGGAGGAAACCTCGTCTCCCAGAAGAGCCTCTGGGGAAAGTGGGCTCAGGAAGCAATCCTAAAAGCAGTCccctgggggtgggagtgggggtgtaAGTCCTGCTAGATAGAATGGTACTTACTTCAGAGCAGACCTACTCAGGATTGTTCCCTCATTTATTCCGGCATTTATTCCTAATAGTActagaagtagaggaggaggaggaggaagagaagaggaagaggagttgtttggatttatacctccctttctcttctgtaaggaaatttagaggggtttacaaactcctttcccttcctctccccacaacagacaccttgtgaggtaggtggggcagagagagttcccaagaattgtgactgacccaaggtcacccagcaggaatgtagtagtgtggaaacacatctggttcacaagataggCCTCAGCCatttgggtggaggagtggggaatcaaacccagttctccacattagaatccacctgctcttaaccattacaccacactgtctctcaataAACTAGGCAAGTTGCCCACCGGCTGCCCCTTGGCCCTGAAGTCGACTGAACTCGCAGGGTCCCTCCACCCAGACCCCAGTGGGCTGCCTAAGTGGATGTATCTAGAAGCGGGACTTGATTACAAATAAACGAACAGCTGTAGGGCGATAGACCGTCGCGGCCAGATGAGGTGTTTGGCAGCTGATGGAGCACCAGTGGCTGTTCCCAACGCGGAAGAGTTCGAGTTTCTTTAGGGAAAGAAGGCCAAGTCCGTATGCTAAAGAAATCCTACACTGCAACTGCAAATGGTGCGTTTGATTTAGACACAATGGTAATAAATAAACCAATCACGGGCCTGTCCTTATTTCTGCAGCGATCTTTATTTACAAACTGCTATCGATCTTTGTATATGGGAGCCCTTTTTTGAATGACAGGATGGACTACGATGTGGGAAACCCAGGTCCCGATCCTCACTCCGCCAAGGAAACTTggcggaggcaggcagtggcaaaccagctctgaacgtCCTTGCCTTGaacccccaccaggggtcgccatatgTTTGGACTTTAGGACCAAACTTAACCATGCCAGTGGAACCATGATAAAGCTTTACCCGGAACCTTCCACTTCCGCCTGTAGGCAAGAGATTGGGCATTATCAATTTCCTCcacaacaggggtcttcaaactatggccctccagatgttcatggaccacagtgcccaccagccctgccacttggtcatgctggcaggggctgatgggaattgtagtccatgaacatctggagggccatagtttgaagacccctgctccacaaGAAGGAGTTGTGCCTGTAGAAAAAAGCATCCCAGGTGACTTCCTGCAGCACGGGGCTTGAGAggctgagggtttttttgggaaggggggtgcgGAAAACATTCAAAGACTCTGAAGTGGGACACCCTATGAAAAGGCTCGTCTCTTGATTCTAGTGCCGAGTACAAAAGTTGGGACTTTATTAATATATTTTCACATCTGGAAATAGGGCAGGGGAAAGTGCCACTTATCAGAAACGGCACAAAAGGTTCACGGAAGAGGTAGAATTTGATCCCGAGTTTCAACAGAGCCGCGTTTAATGGCTCGTCTTGACTGACCCTTGGTGAGGAGGAAGGCTGGGCCGAGCCCACGCAGGAGGCCAAGTCTACCTGGCGGGTGAGTTTCCGCGCCTGGCGACTCCCTTCCTCTTCGGGCATAAACGGGCATTCCTGTGCAGCTGCACACTCGCCCCACACGCCCCCGAGCAAGCCCATCTATCAAAGAACGAGAGAAGGCAGGGATTAAGGAGTCCTGAGTAACTCGATTCCTCTTCCGTGTACTCTCGTTCTAGGGGCCCAAATAGTAACAGCAGGCACGCCAAATATCTCGGGCTCAAAAATGAGACCTTTGATGTGTGGAAACAGATGTAAAAAGTTCTGCTGCGGAACCTGTGCATCTGCTTACAGGCATCAGACGCTCAAGAGCGGGAGGTCGGGGCCCAGGATTATTTAACTAGCCAGAGGAAGTGTCCAGTATTCGCCACCTCCCCTGCTTTGGACTTGTGGCCCTCCTCTCGGAGCCAAAGGGAGGGCGGTTCGGTTTCTGCCCCGACACTGGCGGCGTCTTTGAAGTGAGGGTTGTTGCAGTGTTGTGGGTATTGTGCAGCAGGGAACAGCAAGGCACAGGTGTCCTGGAAAGGGAACGGCCCCTCGCAGCGCCATGTTTGTGCAAGTGTCCCGTTAGGGCAATGTTtcctggggtgggagaggtgtgggaACGCGCAGGTGCTGCCCCATGAACTCTCTGCTGCGGGTGACCAACAGTGCCCGGTCCTGGCGCTCAGAACTGCCCGGATGTTCATTTGTAGGCATGGATGGGCATTCCTTTGAAGCGGGATAATGAAGAGGTGGTTCTGTCAGCGCCATCAGGCACATTTGCTCATAAATAAATCTCCGTGGGTTCAGCTGGGCTTATTCCGAAGCAAGGCTGCCGGGAAGGCCGAATTAGATGGGCCTCTCTCCCGACCAGCCATGCATGGTGAAGACTGCCAGTCAGGCAGCCACATCCCGAGCCGGCGTACTCCGAAGAAGGGCTCCTCCGTCCCAGTCAATTGAGCCCTCCCGGCCTGCTCTCGGAGCGATGTACTCGGAAGTGAGCCTGGGCACATTCAGGGGCACTCAGTCAGTCCCCGGCGAGCGGGGCAGAGACCTGCGGTTTCTCGTCCTGGTGCCTGTAGGTGAATGTAGCGTTGTGTGATGTGGAGGCCGAGGGGAGCCGTGTGCTTGTGTGAGCACACACACCAAGGCGAGCAGAACCGGCAGGCGAGGATGATGCGACTTCAGCCTCCACCCCAGAATGCGTGGGTGGGGGGAGCGCCCTCCTTTCAACAGGGACTCATGCATCAAACTTCAATTTTCCGGACGATTgaattagtgatttttttttcctcctgaactAAAATACACTTAAGTCTTTGGGATTAATTACCACGTTCTGGTCTCTCAGACGGTAGTATTAGTTATCGTTGCCACGTCTGACATCAACCCTGACACCTCATAAAATAAGGAACTGAATTTCACTGACTCAACCGGCTCCCTCGGCCCGGGGCTGCCTGCTACCTGGGGAGGCCCGCCGGCCAGCCGAGCAGCCCGGTCTGCCTTGCGAGGAGGCCGGCAAGAGACGCCCCGGGGCTGCGCTGGGATTTAGCTCTCAGAGTCCCGGGCCAGACGGACTTTGAGGCCAGCCTCTCGTACCCGCCGCAGCCCCACCCCGAACGGACAGGGGCCGGGGAAATACCCCCGGGACTCACCCTGGGAAAACACGGGATGCGGGGCTCTGGAGAACCCGGCGGGCAAGAGGGAGAACCGCGGgggctgaggtggggggggggctgcgcgcCCGGGCTGGAACCCTCCACTCCACtccgcgcccgcccgcccgccccccccccccggcacttgAGCCCGGCCAACAATACCCGGAGTGGATCCCGTTGGCTGAACAGGCGCTCCCAACACGCAGCCAGGAGCTAATCTAGCGCATCCTACAAACGCAAATGACCCCAGCGCCGCCCGCCGAGGGGAAATCTGCGCTCCCAGCCATTGGGGTCAAACAACCCTCTCTGCCCCGCCCGGCGGTTCAAGACCGGATAGGCGCCCTAAAaccccaggctggggggtgggagtggggcaaTAAGAGAAAAGGCGGCTGAAGAGTAGAACAGtgaattgagagagagagagagtctcgtGGCTGGCCACTGTTCAACCCATAAATTGCAGCGAATTTAAGCAAGGGCCAATGGCATCAGAATTCGGGTAGGTGCGTGACATAAAACAGGAGGGTTGTGAAATCATAACATTACCCCATAGggattaaatttaaaaatgtcattagtCCTATGAAGAACCTTTGCATCTTACCAGCCAACTTTTCAGAAAACGCCTGACGAAGAGTTCTGTATAACTCTAAGAACGCCGTCGCTAGCCCAGTTGCCCGGAAGTCAGTCCGTATTAACAAAGTACGTCTCCCTAAAGAGGCAGCCCAGGCTCTGACTTGCAGAAGGCAGGCCGAAACAGGTGTATTGGAGAAGACGGTCCAGGGACAGCAACGTGACTGACAGGCGTTTTAGGACTGGGTGTCATCTCGGCCGCTCTCCTGTGTTGGGCCACCCAAGctacaaaagcaaacaaaccGGAACCGCGGACCGAGCTTTGTTCAGAATCTCGCCTGTCCCGGGCCTAAATTGTTCAGATTTTCTTGGCGTCTTTCTCGGTTTGAAAaaggttttgtttgcttttctggGAGGGCGAATGAGCATCGTTCCTGTTTATTCAGGACTCCATTCCTCTTGAtcacagcaacacacacacacacacacacacacacacacacagagagagacagggtGAAACgtgcaatttttatttttaaaaaccaggtaTCAAAAATCATAAGGCTACGTTTAAAAAgccgcttctccccccccccccgctcccccttcTCGCCGTCCCTCTTTTGGCGAGAGATAAAAGTCTCCCTTGCTCGGGGCTTTGTGTCGAGTAGTGATTTCATCAAACGTCCATTCAGCTTTGGCACGGCGGAGTGTCAAGATGTCTCTTGTTTCGCCTGAAACGCTCCTTTCCACGTACCTCCGTCTGTCGCGGGAAATATACAGCCCatcaacctccagttggggctaccggagagagagagagagatacacgaTACCCCAAGACTGAAACATGAATTGTTTTTGTCCGGTTATAATTTTCCTGGTTTGTTTGGTTAGTCTGGGGACGACCGCGAGAAAGAGGAGCAGGGAGggttgccagaaaggctttccTGCAAGAAAGCGCTGGGCGAAGGGCTGCGGCTAAGTCACCTTCTGCAGGGTTGGTTTATGTTGTAggggcccccccgcccccccccccgcctttgaaCGTCAGCCTCTTAGAGCAAGAcaggcaacgggggggggggggaatgaaaatcCACCCTCAGAGCTAAATCTCTTTCTTTGACCTCTTGTGTTCTTATTTAGACTGGAAACCCCGTCTTAAGAAAGCAGGTGGCAGCACCCATACACTACACCGAGGGGAGCCCTGGACCCTGCCACCCAAAGTCGAAACCCTGGAGGTGGGGGCGGCACGCCCTCTGAAAGGTTGCTGACAACCATCCCAGCGAAGGAGCTGGGCGCACCAGTCCCCCGGTCTTTGTGGCCCGAACCAAAGAGCGTGCAGCCAAGCTGAGCCAGAGCGTCTTGTTAGCCACGTGTGGCAAGCTTGCGCGGGGGCTGCTCGGCTCCATCCATCTCTGGGTGTTTGCACACAGGAGTCAATCGCTCCCGAGTCCAAATGAACTCCGGCCCTGCTCTGCCCACACCCGCCCCCTCTCGCCTTTAAAACAAAAAGCTGAACCACATTTCTTGCTTAACGGTGAATTGTAGAGTTTGTGCAGCCTCATTAAATCTATTCGAAGACAAAAGaataaaagctggggggggggggcggaggaagaAAGACTCgggaggggcgggagggagaacagataaagaaaacaaataaagccCTTTAACTAGATCTTCACATAAATGTCACAGTTTTTCAGCCTTTACGATTCGCCTGCTTAGCATAAAAACACTTAAGGACAAGATTGAAGGCTTTGCGTGATATCTGGACAGAAGTCAAACAAACCCATTGCAAACAGACCCCCACCTCCCctgaagagaaggaaaggggggggggagaagggagcgAGAAAGACAAGCGCTCTCCCAAATAATACTAAAGAAAGTGCCTTTCATTGTAATTCATAGACTTGTTCCAAATgccaagagagaaaggagaagaatgGGAGCCCATCGAAAGGCACAGATGCCCTAGTGCAGGGAGGGGGGCTCGGCGGTGGGGGCGGGACGAGGAGAGGCAGCCCCACTCCCATTATTGTGGAGTTAAACAGTGGAAGGGAGGGTTAACCTAATCCATCAAATTGTCTGGAAATTGTGAGGAAAATTCAAAAACCATATGGTCTCCAAGAGGTTCGGTCCTTTCTGCCGCGGAGGCGCACGCTTGTTTCAGCATGGCGAGCCGCAGGAGGCCGAGCATGCTCCATTGTCGCTTGTCACTTCACAGAAGAGGCCTCATTTGTTCCCAGTTTTCATGCTTTACGCTAAAAATTACAACCCCATCCATTTTCAAAGAGGAGGAAGATTGATTTCGCCTCCGAGGAACTGGCCCCAAaaactctacccccccccccgacccgcgCGGTCCCCCCCCAGTTGGAACCCAgttcctctctccccctttctcttttaacTCAACTACTATATACACCAGATTTGTGCTTCTCACATAAATTTTACCAAGAATAGGGAAACACACTTTGCCGGGTCAAAAAGGCAGGGCACCTAGTTGTTGGGAGCGGAGAGGCATGTTTAGAAAGGCTTCGAGGAGTCAGTGACAATTAAATGATTTTTCGGGAtaatgaagggagggaggaatattTACCTGGCGGTTTTTGCAAACCAAGCAGGGAAGGGGGAATAAACATGTCCTCCGGTTGTTTGCCCTTTATACCCTGAGTCCTCTGCTTTACAGTTTTTTTACAGTGCTTCACAAATTTCCTTCTGTTGCTAAAACTGGGCGATTCTTTGTTAAAACAGGACAATTCCTCCATTATTTAAAGCTAAGAAACATCGGGGTTTTATGTGTTGTTACATCTCATTTCAAGGAGGGAGAGGTGTCAGTAAACTACACATGAAATACTGGTCTATATGCATGTATATGAACCatattttataatgcaatgtgctGATATAGGAACATGCACATAAGTTCATGTTCATCTATTCTGTTTTATagggaatttttttaattgccacgGATACTTCTACATTGGATTCGCTCTTTGGGGATTATGCTCAGATACGCACCACAAAAAATTCGAAAGTTTTAAGCTATAGTTTGATTTCCGAATATGTCTGGAATTCAGTTTTCAAGCAGCCAATTCAACCACCTCAAATTCAGCTACCTGACTGTAGGATCCTGTATCTGAAAAAAGATAATCAAACAGACACCCCTCAAATGACAGGGAAACCTTCTGCAACCACGGACACAATGGGCATTTTCTATCATGCCTTGCACTCacaaagaaaacttttaaaagtatATATTAAAATTGTAAAGGTTTTATTGTATTGGAAAAAGACTTGTCTGTACAACTCTAAGAGACAGGATATAAAGCAACATTGTCCCCTGATGTAACTTAAATAAGCAggcctttaaattttttttacagctcaaagaacaacattttaaatctgtACATTTGTATTTATAGCGCTAATATTTCCATGTGTTGATGGTTGGATCTGTTTGCTATTATTTgcagtagtattagtattattatttggGAAGCATGCAAAATCATTCTAAAAAGAGTAAAAAATAAGTctagatttctttttcttaaaaccaCCTTCATATAAAAATACGAAaggtagcttttttaaaaaagaaaaccacaacaatagcaataaatgGTAAAAATAGCTTCTAATTGGTAAAACGAGGCAGAAATCTCATTGGAGGCCAATTCCTAGGTGCCGGAGGAGACAAAAAATGAAAGAATATATTTTAAACTCGCAATAGAACCCATTCCTCTGTAGTATTTTttttagcggggggggggggacaaattaAAGaataaaccaaacaaacaaaaataatcgTGCAGATTGCAAGCATGCAGGGGAAGGACGGCTAAACAAACCCTAACCTAAATCTCATTAAAGTGAtttccgttttttaaaaaaaaacacactccCCCACCACCAAACAACGGTATAACAAAGCATCCAAGAGGCGTCCTTTACTCCATGGTTATGCAATCTTTTATAAACAAAAAtgatgttgttattttttttaaaaaaaatcaaccctcAGAAATGAAAATGACCCGTTAGATATGCTTAAATATTTATACAGAAGCGATCCATAATTGCACCATTCCTAAAATGACAGCTGCCTGGCTTGGCAGCCGGTGGGCTATTGGTTCTTAGTTTAacaatgatgatggtgatggtttTGAATTCTTGTCTATTGCTTATTGCTTTTGCCGAAAAGAAACTGCCTTGTGGAATCGCGGCGGAAGCTGAGGTCTCTAGTATCCCCCTAAAGTCCGGCGTTTGTTCGGGTGCTGCTGCGGAGGAGCCGGAGGCCCCGTCCTCTCCTTGGGCTCGGGTGGGTGTGGAAGGAAACGCGCGCGGGGAGAAGGGGGGCGGGAGAGACGTGTCAGTTCCTCCGTTGGTTTTTGTTTGCGGGGCAAAAGGGggcgagggggaggaggaggaggaggaggaggaagccccCACCGCCGCCACTCAGTCATCAACGTCAATTTCCACGTCTTCGTCTTCCGAGCAATCCTGGCTGCTGCCCGGCTGGTCCGTGAGTGGGGAGGCCGGGGAGAGCTGGAGGTGGCCGCTGCTGTCCAGTCCACGCTTGGGCAAGGTGGGCGAAAGGGAGCGGGACTTCGCTCTCCCTTCGGGGGTGGCTTCCAGCTCGGAAACGCCGACCAGATCCACCTGGCTGCCGGGGCCCAGTTTCTTGGCAGACTCCACGTCTGCTTTCATCTCTTCCAGGTCCCTCTTGAGCTTGGCCCTGCGGTTCTGAAACCAGGTGATCACTTGGGCATTGGTCAAGCCCAGCTGCTGGGCGATCTGGTCTCGGTCAGCGGGGGACAAATATTTCTGATACAGAAACCTTTTTTCCAGTTCGTAGATCTGGTGGTTTGTAAAGGCTGTTCTAGACTTCCTCCTTTTCTTGGGAGTCTGTCTCTGGCCAAATATTGTCATCCCATCCCTTCCTGCAAATAGGCAAATAATTCTTTTCAGAGTCTCTCTCACTCGCTCGCTCTTAGCCCACCTGTCTGTCTCGCTCCCCAAAGCTCAGACGGGAACCGTCACACATCTATTGAAAACCATCCCTCCAATTTCACCACCCAACCACCAGCCGCCCCCTCAACAAAAAATCGTGGGTGGGGGATTTTTCGTTTGTTTGTGGTCTCCCCCTCACATTCCCGTCAGTGCATTTTGCCGGACGACTCCGTTAAAAAGTCCGCCGTGGATGCAGCCCGCGAGCCAATTCAGACCCAGTGAGTAGAACCGTGGATTCCCCGCCCAGAAGGAAACTAGGCCTGGTCTTTTCCGCCATCCTCAAAGGGCTTTTTTGGGAGGGGTTTGTTTTGgactgtgttaaaaaaaaaacatcggGGAGGACATGGATAACTTGAGGCAACCGGTTCCACCCAAGAAGGCTGCGCAGATTTCACGCGTGGGTTGCTTAATGGAGAAGCCCAGggtctgggggagggaggggacgtGCTGGTGGTCGGGAGAGAAACTGCACGAGGTTTGCGGGCCTTCCCCATCGCCCTCTGCAACAGCCCAACGCGGAGTCTCGAAGAGATGGAGCAGCCTCGCCCTTGGCCCTCCCCGAGAAGCCGCGGCCCCCTCCTCGGGCGAGCAGGTGAAGTTCTCGGCTGATGGTCCCCCACAAACgcagcctccaccccacccccatatccctgccccccaccccgattCCCCAGCAGACCGGaggcgcgggcgggcgggcgagcgggcGGCGGGTCTTACCTTCGGCCGCTTGCAGGACGCTGACTTCGAGGCCCTTGAAGGTCTTGCTGGCCAGCTCCTCCAGGGCGCAGAGGGGCGAGGTCTGCGAGAGCAGCGCCCGGCTGGAGAGGGGCAGCGAGGCCGGCGGGTGCTTCTCGGCGGCGGAGAGCAGGTGGGCCGCCCCGCAGAGGGTGTAACTCCTGCGCACCGAGGGCTTGTTGAGGATGTCCTCGATGCTGAAGGGCGTCAAGGGCTTGTTGGAGTTGGCCGGCGGCGGCAAGTGGTCCAGCGGGCTCCTCCGGCGCTCCTCGGCCGAGGCCGCCTTGCCCTCGTCTTTGGAAGTCATGCTCGGCGGGCTCGGCTGGGGATCCCTCCTtgcgctgctgccgctgccgctgccccaCCGCGGCACCCCCGTCCTCCTCTTTGCCTGGCGTGACCCCCGCGCTCTCGGCGAGCGGAGCGCCCGAGCAGGGGGCCGGGAGAGGCGGCgagcc
Protein-coding regions in this window:
- the LBX1 gene encoding transcription factor LBX1, which produces MTSKDEGKAASAEERRRSPLDHLPPPANSNKPLTPFSIEDILNKPSVRRSYTLCGAAHLLSAAEKHPPASLPLSSRALLSQTSPLCALEELASKTFKGLEVSVLQAAEGRDGMTIFGQRQTPKKRRKSRTAFTNHQIYELEKRFLYQKYLSPADRDQIAQQLGLTNAQVITWFQNRRAKLKRDLEEMKADVESAKKLGPGSQVDLVGVSELEATPEGRAKSRSLSPTLPKRGLDSSGHLQLSPASPLTDQPGSSQDCSEDEDVEIDVDD